The Candidatus Binatia bacterium genome includes a window with the following:
- a CDS encoding RNA-binding protein, whose product MGRKLYVGNLGFDVNNKDIEDLFAQAGACESVAVITDRETGQSRGFGFVEMGSNGEAQKAIQQFDGQAFKGRALKVNEAKERENNGGGGGRGRY is encoded by the coding sequence ATGGGAAGAAAACTGTACGTCGGCAATCTCGGCTTCGACGTCAACAACAAGGATATCGAGGATCTGTTCGCGCAAGCCGGGGCCTGCGAGTCGGTCGCGGTCATCACCGATCGCGAGACCGGACAGTCGCGTGGCTTTGGCTTCGTTGAGATGGGTTCGAACGGCGAGGCCCAAAAAGCCATCCAACAGTTCGACGGCCAGGCGTTCAAAGGCCGCGCTCTCAAGGTGAACGAGGCCAAGGAGCGCGAGAACAACGGCGGAGGCGGCGGCAGAGGTCGCTACTAA
- a CDS encoding C25 family cysteine peptidase: protein MCNQTTTFDCPAGIYSYELCWEQCGPLDFSPLLQILADNTATVSLDSNPLTTLPTPPPINFTTPATIQGFTPGPGLHTLRVDVSNNPFSGGGGTATGMDLSGTLSGYVRIVPCQVTPPTFTATPTPTPSRTPTSTPTPTARTGCDLAITKIPDLDPPTPGFPFVFEVTVTNVGNVPCQPTTTVTDSLLPGFTVTGFNFNTADGWGCTAPPGISCTNFTLTLQPGHSSVVFDVTVTATPGIAIQNCATVTNQHDVNSANNTACYTVGITSPTPTPTSTPTVTRTPTPTRTPKYPPDCVGDCNTDGAVTVDDILTMVNIALGNADVSRCISGDASGDGMFTIDEILTAVNNVLNGCPAQVTVELHAVPVRVCGKSFQRLEVAAPPGVVVHYANRPLGETHFTFALPEAFQASSDSGTDTIQVQFRISAAAAPDSAQMILPDIPAISDGEPSRAGQPGYCDLVDMAVQLYPTLRGTARSSLVELTLGDGTNSVRALFPLVQSMARVQSEPALTNSASYLIITQDLYRPEADQLAAYRNSRGVATQVISVSELPGYNANAPTPPECTTSPYDRECYHYWGDAIANVSPLAVPSLVGFHRETHFADQYSRVSYIPGLIRAYIRRLKADGKLKAVLLIGDPEAVPPIFTPKTDFSAGRSTGCSSFNGVSEQQDDYCQGDYRFTLGTDLYYAIPSIPLPLMRNQLAQSAVNMAQLTPFMVTCDDHLGHLEMKEWCESNESPYWGPPGRGMRYYGWVPHYPFTRTFDDPVSAGVPLTALTAADVLAVGRIVTQTRFFLPDKDPAVQNYVDKLKAWELVQHRGLSQRSIATFGGEQGWLWAPGDVQGFFSMTGIVPDTSSMIYGSTVYFPALANACAAAGHPSQCTVNDPLTIMETEMPAVNRTSWLLDGHGGHSGIQGPYISPIPSPALGFRVFNSYGLINDRLHEFVDPEIAPTVSLAKSGHFIGHVIANSCDPASYFDYNSFNWLIYTGAGPPFDTGTQGYMDSLVAPASFAESLIGLHNGGAINTYLNYFVGFGGSDNSYNQLFMEHADYSRAHGLPIGNAYINMVVDVMTKPQLQGYNHQVLNRVFMGDPLAVIGPQ from the coding sequence ATGTGCAATCAGACAACCACATTTGACTGCCCGGCTGGGATCTACTCGTACGAACTCTGTTGGGAACAATGCGGCCCGCTCGACTTCTCGCCGCTCCTGCAGATTCTCGCGGACAACACGGCAACTGTCTCCCTTGACAGCAACCCCCTCACGACGCTTCCAACCCCGCCCCCTATCAACTTCACGACCCCGGCGACCATCCAGGGCTTCACCCCGGGTCCGGGGCTGCATACCTTGCGTGTCGACGTGTCCAACAATCCCTTTAGCGGCGGTGGTGGCACCGCGACCGGCATGGACCTCAGTGGAACCCTGAGCGGATACGTGAGGATCGTCCCGTGCCAGGTTACGCCGCCCACGTTCACGGCGACTCCCACACCAACGCCAAGCCGCACGCCAACGTCGACTCCGACACCCACGGCGAGAACAGGGTGCGACCTGGCGATCACAAAGATCCCAGACCTCGATCCGCCTACTCCGGGTTTCCCGTTCGTATTCGAGGTCACGGTCACCAACGTGGGGAACGTGCCATGCCAGCCTACCACCACCGTCACGGACAGTCTCCTCCCGGGCTTCACGGTGACAGGGTTCAACTTCAACACAGCCGATGGCTGGGGTTGTACCGCTCCGCCCGGCATCAGTTGCACCAATTTCACGTTGACGCTGCAGCCAGGCCACAGCAGCGTGGTGTTCGACGTCACGGTTACCGCTACTCCGGGAATTGCAATCCAGAATTGTGCGACGGTGACCAATCAGCACGACGTGAATTCGGCCAACAATACCGCCTGCTACACCGTCGGCATAACAAGCCCTACCCCAACTCCGACCAGCACACCCACTGTAACGCGAACGCCGACGCCAACTCGGACACCCAAGTATCCTCCGGACTGTGTCGGCGACTGCAACACCGACGGCGCGGTGACCGTGGACGATATCCTCACAATGGTGAACATCGCGCTCGGGAATGCGGACGTCTCAAGGTGCATCTCTGGCGACGCCAGCGGCGATGGAATGTTCACCATCGATGAGATCCTGACCGCCGTGAACAACGTGCTCAACGGATGCCCGGCGCAGGTGACGGTCGAGCTCCATGCGGTTCCGGTTCGCGTCTGCGGCAAATCCTTCCAGCGGCTCGAAGTGGCCGCGCCTCCGGGGGTGGTGGTTCATTACGCGAATCGCCCGCTGGGCGAGACGCACTTCACCTTCGCCCTTCCTGAGGCTTTCCAGGCGTCCAGCGATTCCGGGACCGACACGATCCAGGTTCAGTTCCGGATTTCCGCCGCGGCTGCACCCGACAGCGCGCAGATGATCTTGCCCGACATTCCGGCGATCTCGGATGGAGAGCCCTCGCGTGCCGGTCAGCCAGGATATTGCGACCTCGTCGACATGGCGGTACAGCTGTATCCGACGCTCCGCGGCACGGCGCGCTCGTCGCTGGTCGAGTTGACCCTCGGGGATGGCACCAACTCGGTCCGGGCCCTCTTCCCTCTGGTGCAGTCCATGGCCCGGGTGCAATCGGAGCCGGCGCTGACGAACAGTGCTTCGTACCTGATCATCACCCAAGACCTCTACCGGCCGGAAGCCGATCAGCTTGCGGCCTACCGCAACTCCCGCGGCGTGGCCACCCAGGTCATCTCGGTGAGCGAGCTTCCCGGCTACAATGCAAACGCCCCGACTCCTCCGGAGTGCACGACGTCTCCCTACGACAGGGAATGCTACCACTACTGGGGCGACGCGATCGCGAACGTGAGTCCGCTTGCGGTCCCGTCGCTCGTGGGATTCCACCGCGAGACGCACTTTGCAGACCAGTACTCGCGGGTGTCGTACATTCCCGGATTGATCCGCGCCTACATCCGGCGGCTGAAGGCGGATGGGAAGCTCAAGGCGGTGCTCCTGATCGGGGATCCGGAGGCCGTTCCGCCGATTTTTACCCCGAAGACCGATTTTTCCGCGGGCCGGAGCACGGGCTGTTCTTCGTTCAACGGGGTGTCCGAGCAACAAGACGATTATTGCCAAGGGGATTACCGCTTCACGCTCGGCACGGATCTGTATTACGCGATTCCTTCGATCCCGCTCCCGCTCATGCGCAATCAGCTGGCTCAATCGGCAGTGAACATGGCACAGCTGACGCCCTTTATGGTGACGTGCGACGACCACCTAGGCCACCTCGAGATGAAGGAATGGTGTGAGTCCAACGAAAGCCCTTACTGGGGGCCCCCCGGCCGGGGGATGCGGTACTACGGTTGGGTGCCCCACTATCCGTTCACCCGCACTTTTGATGATCCGGTCTCAGCTGGCGTGCCACTTACGGCGCTGACCGCGGCGGACGTGTTGGCGGTTGGCCGAATCGTGACCCAGACCCGGTTCTTCCTGCCTGACAAGGATCCGGCCGTCCAGAATTACGTCGACAAGCTCAAGGCCTGGGAGTTGGTGCAGCACCGCGGGTTATCGCAACGTAGCATCGCGACGTTCGGGGGAGAACAGGGGTGGCTCTGGGCACCCGGAGACGTCCAGGGATTCTTCTCCATGACAGGTATCGTCCCTGACACATCATCGATGATCTACGGTTCGACTGTTTACTTTCCCGCCCTGGCAAACGCCTGCGCGGCGGCGGGGCACCCCTCGCAGTGCACTGTCAACGACCCGCTTACCATCATGGAAACGGAGATGCCGGCCGTGAATCGAACGAGCTGGCTTTTGGACGGACATGGCGGCCACTCTGGGATCCAAGGCCCGTATATTAGCCCGATACCCTCGCCGGCACTGGGTTTCAGGGTCTTCAATTCCTACGGCCTCATCAACGACCGCCTGCACGAATTTGTTGACCCGGAGATCGCACCGACCGTGTCGCTCGCGAAATCCGGGCACTTCATCGGTCACGTGATCGCGAACTCCTGCGACCCGGCGAGCTACTTCGACTACAACTCGTTCAATTGGCTAATTTATACCGGTGCCGGCCCGCCCTTCGATACAGGAACTCAGGGGTACATGGACTCATTAGTGGCACCCGCGAGTTTTGCCGAGAGCCTGATCGGGCTGCACAACGGTGGGGCGATCAACACCTATCTGAACTATTTCGTCGGTTTTGGCGGATCGGACAACTCCTACAATCAGCTCTTCATGGAGCATGCGGACTATTCTCGCGCTCACGGCCTTCCCATCGGCAACGCATACATCAATATGGTTGTAGACGTTATGACGAAGCCGCAATTGCAGGGGTACAACCACCAGGTCCTCAACCGGGTGTTCATGGGCGATCCGCTGGCGGTGATAGGCCCCCAATGA